GCACTACGAAAGCAAGTAACTAACTAACTCACCACTCACcgggcagcaacaacagaaacgATGATGGAGGGGCGACGGGCGGCACGATCTGCTCGGTCACGCTATCGTTTACGAGCGACGTAAGGTGTTTGCGTAGTGACTGGCGCGGGAGAGCCAAACGTGCCGTTATTCTTCATTCATCAATGGCGAGCCTCCCCCTCCTGCACCCGCAGCCGCACGCCTGCCTCGTTACGTAAAGTCCTTGCAAAAACACTTCCTCTCTCGTGGCGTGAGAGGAAATCCAGGGGCTGATTGAGGGTCACTGGGGTGCTTCGTACATAGTTCACTGCTCGACCAAATTCCTAGAATGAATTTCGTAATTCGGGAATGTCTCCGCAtccaccaccaccccccaccccccacccctcacgccatatatatgtatataaatactCAGTCTCGTGCCTGACAAGAGCCCAGTGTGTGCCGCACTCGTCCCTCCCGTGAGCGGCATGCACATGGTGTTGGTGCCTCTCGCTCGGCTGAGGGTCAAGATCGGCGCAAAGAAATGCTCGCGAAGCCTAATATTTGTGCATCCCGCGACTGCCATGTTCGAATTTAGCATTCGCAAACTGCACTCATCCCACTCATCGTGCAGTTTCAGTGCGGCATTCGGCGCAGGCGAACAGCCCATAGCGATATCGAAACCCCATAGCCACAGGCTACATACCAGAGAGCACAGATCACAGCAAGTACCCTTCATATTAATTACCATGGCCAGCTCCTGTCCCCGCCGCGCGCATAAAATGACCTTCGAATATTGCTAGAAAGGCCGGTCTCCCCTTCGTCGTCGTTGCTGTCGTTGTTTTGGTTTAGGTTGAGCAATAATCTAAGACCCGCCCGTTACCCTTCTCCATGTCTCCTTCCGGGCAGCATAAGTGATGGTGCCTGCGGCCGTCAAGCTGCTGCAGGCCTCGCTGGGTCAGTGGCGACGAGGGAGCAAGCTGCATCCCATGGCCAAGGGCGCGCTCACGTACGCGGTCATGTGGCCCGCGGGCAGCCTGATCCAGCAGGCGATGGAGGGTCGCAAGCTGCGTAAGTAATTAACCTGCACCACTCGCATCCATAACCGTGTCCTGCTCTTCATGCGCAACCTCTTCCCTCAACGACGACGACCCGCAGGCGAGTACGACTGGGCCAGGGCGCTCCGTTTCAGCTTGTTTGGAGCTCTGTACGTGGCGCCCACTCTGTACGGCTGGGTGCGGCTCACCAGCGCCATGTGGCCGCAGACCAATCTGCGCACGGGCATCGTTAAGGTAAGGGCTCAGACTGAATCCGGCTCAGCCGCAGCGGACGAAGCTCAACCGCCTATTTGCAGGCCATCACGGAACAGCTTTCCTACGGACCCTTCGCTTGCGTAAGCTTTTTCATGGGAATGAGCTTGCTGGAGCTGAAGACCTTCAGCCAGGCCGTGGAAGAAACGAAGGAGAAGGC
The Drosophila mauritiana strain mau12 chromosome X, ASM438214v1, whole genome shotgun sequence DNA segment above includes these coding regions:
- the LOC117147792 gene encoding mpv17-like protein, giving the protein MVPAAVKLLQASLGQWRRGSKLHPMAKGALTYAVMWPAGSLIQQAMEGRKLREYDWARALRFSLFGALYVAPTLYGWVRLTSAMWPQTNLRTGIVKAITEQLSYGPFACVSFFMGMSLLELKTFSQAVEETKEKAAPTYKVGVCIWPILQTINFSLVPEHNRVVFVSICSLMWTIFLAYMKTRHEEQSDSAVLPCT